Part of the Pseudobdellovibrionaceae bacterium genome is shown below.
TGATGTTCAGCCATGCCAAAGCAAAGGGGTGGCGCCACCATCACCGCATGTCGATCACCCACAGCTTCAGCTATTTTTTGGGCCGTGACGTAGTCAGTGCCAAAGATTCCGGTGGGTCCATGTTGTTCGGTAGAGCCTACGGGCACAATAATCAACTGTTTTTCCTGTAGGTATTTTTCAACTTGCGGCCATGTGGAATTTTCTAATCTCATGATAGCCTCCGCGGCAATTTTGACTGGTTTTACCGCTGTCTTTGTAGGGACGCAAACATTCAAAGCTTCGGTAGACTTATTTGTTATTTGAAAATAACATCAAAGCATGTCAGATCCTGTAAAACCTCTTTTGAGCGCTTCAAATTTTCTGCAGTTTGCACGCCTTCTTACTGCCATTGAAAACTTCGGCCCGCGGTCGTTGCAATACGAAGTTTTGTTGAATCCTCAGAAAATGGCCTGCCGCATTGGTATCACGGGACCGCCGGGGGCCGGCAAATCCACGTTGGTTGGCGGCCTTATTCAATCTCTAAGAGCCCATAATCTTTCAGTGGGAGTGATCGCCGTTGACCCCTCTAGCCCATTTTCAAAGGGGGCGATTTTGGGGGATCGCATTCGTTATTCGGAACACTTCTCGGATGACAAGGTCTTTATTCGTTCATTGGGAACCCGGGGAAGTTTAGGCGGATTAAGCGCATCGGCTTATTTAATGTTGCGGGCATTTGACCATTATGGATTTGACGTCGTGCTTGTGGAAACAGTGGGCGTGGGGCAAACGGAACTAGAAGTGATTAACGTCGCCGACTTCACCACTGTGGTTCTCGTACCCGAATCAGGTGATTCTATTCAGGCCATGAAAGCCGGTCTCTTAGAAATTGCTGATTTGTATGTCGTTAACAAAGCCGACAGGCCAGGCGCTCAGAGTTTGGTCAATGAAATCAAAGCCAACCTCGAGTTAGGGGCAAATCACAATGCCACAGGCCTCACCCCATCAGTATTAACAACTGTGGCCACAGAAAACAAAGGCGTTGCCGATTTAGCTAGTCACTTTTTGAATGCTATGAAAACAGCAGATTTTAAAAAGAGGCGGCATTCACCAAGACGATTGCAAGCTGAAGCCACTGCTTTGTTGCGTGCAAATCTTGAAAATAAAATAGAACTATTGTCATCGAATATTCAAACCACTGAAGACCTAAAAAACCTATTACTCAGAGAGAACTAAATTGGCATCAAAATGGAAAAAGCTTCTTATTTTGTTGGTGGGACTTCTAGTGATGGCCCAGATGGCCTACATAGTGAACCAACGACTAAAAACCATGGATTGTATGTCTGAAGCTGATGGAAACTGCGAATAATTTATTCCTAAATTCGATTTGAATTCTATTATTACCTGTGAAGACTAATGCAACAGGGCCTATTTTAGCCACGCCTTAAGAGTATTAAAGCATGCAGGAGCCAGGACTTCTATTTGCTCTAGCTCGTGCCCTTTAAACTGCAACTAGGACCGGGGCGAAAATTGTCATTTTCTTAGTCTCATGTCCCAATCTTTAACTCATTGAAATCACTTCCTATTTTTAAGGGGGCCTGACCCCTGTCAGAATTCTAACAAGGGCGGGATTTCTGCACTTTTGGGGCTCCCGATTTTCTCTAATTATTCTCATTACTTACAACTTGGCACTGGCGGCATGTTTCGTGCGTAGATGTATTGCAAAGGAGGGCACCTATGGGCCGCCACTGGAAAACCTATGCTACATTGATTGCGCTGCTTTTTGCGGCTGTCACTTATGTGGCTAAACAGGCCACAGATATGAATGGGCCGCGGTCTGCCCAAACCCTCTCCGTAGATGACCTTCGAACATTGGATGTTAGTGCGTACAGCCAATTTGACAACCCTGATACAGAAGAAGGTCGCATCAAAAAAGCCTTCCGCCGACATCTCAAAACCAACCATCTCAATCAAAAAGTGGCTGGGTTAAAACCTTTCAAACCCAAGACACGCAATCCCCTTAAAAAAGAGGCCGGCGAACATTCGTTCACCCACGATAAAGGGAAAAAAGCCTCCAAAGACAAAAAGAAAAAAGACAACAAAAAGAAAGACAAGAAAACAGCTAAGAAAAACAAAGAAGATGCAAACGAAGAAATTGTTGAAAATGAAGAAAATAAAAATTCTAAAAAGAAAGAAACTGAAGATTCAAATCCCCCCCAAAATGGATTGCAAGGGGCTTACGCCGGGTCTCCCCCCCTTCCCGGCCAAGCCCCCAATCCTAACTCTGAAATTCCTGAAGACTATGCCGCCTGGGAACAGCTGTTGTTAGTTTATCCTAGCCAAGAAAACACCAACCGTTTTATCGAGTATTACCTCGCTGGGATGATATCGGATGACATATACTTCAACCTAGTTAATGATATGACCACTGATGATCGCGAATCCGTGGTTGAAATGGGCATTACGGCGGCCGGCATGGTTCCGGCCTATCGCAGTTTTGTGATTTTAGCACACACCATTCATAGCTACGACCACGGAACGAAATTGCGCAGTTATGCTGATAGTTTCGTCGAAGGCTACCAATCTCTTTCTCACACAAAAGTTTTTGAACAGGTGTTTAAAGGCAACCAAGATTCTTTGATTGCACTTGAGCTGGCCTCTCGCCAAACTCTTCTAACAGCCAAACGACATCTAAAGGGCGACCAAAAGCTGGAAAGTCCTCAAAATCTGGCCGAGCGGTCTACGGCGAATGTTGAGGAAAATTTTAAACATCCAAATGGCAAATATTTTTCAGGTGTTGTGGCGCAGTTAAAAATTCTTAAAACTCATGAAAACAACAACATCAATGCTCTGGCTGAAGACACCCTGAATGAACTCCACACCTACCTGCAGTAGGTTTGGCCAAGAACCTAAGAGATTAGTGTAATTCCTTCGCTTTTTTTAAAAAGCAGTTGCCATAGACCTACGAAACTTCTAATTTCGCGCCCCTAATTGGGGTTTTTGAAAATGCATTTACGAATTGTCATTTTGTTGTCAGCGGTGTTTTTTTGCGCCGGCGCTGTGAGAGCCGAGGATTCTTCTCAGGCCAAGAATCGCATCCTCAATCGAGTAGAGAATGTTATTAAAGATTTTCAATTCAAAGTCTCTAATCATAAGGAAGTCAGCCGCACTACCTCGCCCATTGGCACACCGGAGGTACCTGAGCTCAACTTCAGTTCGGTGTCGTTGCAAGTTCTAAATAAAGACCAAGGCCAAATACAGATTTCGTTTTATGATGGCAGTGACCTGGTAAAATCACTAGAGTTAAAAGCCTCTCATATTTCAGCTGATGCAAACGAAGAGCTGGTCTCATTTGAGTTTGCGACATCTGAAATGAGCGTTTACCCTTATCAGTTTCTTCGGGTTTTTATGCGACGAACCTTTCTCTTGGATTTAGATCTCTCAAATCACTTGGCCTACTTCACTATTGAATACAATTTGCGAAGCGAACACCAGTGGAACCCCTTCCTGCAATCGACCCTTAAAGTGCGAACTTTCTTTGACAGCGAGTTCAAAACAGCACCGTCATGCAAAGTGACCTTACTTAATCATTGGCGATCGTCACACTGATCTCTGCAGCCACATATTGGGCTTATTGAGTCCAGGCACAACCGAAGCTTTTCGAAACCTATTCAATCAACAGTAAATTCCTGCTGCGAGTCCGTGAAATGGGCCACTCTCCCAGCAATGACACAGCGGCTCTTAGCTTGAAAGCCTGTACACTTTATCAGCATTTCAAGTCACAATCGTTTTATGAAAAACTATTTTCTTGGTTTTGTTTTGATTTTTGTTGGGTCCACCGCCTGGCCAATGGATTTGCCCACAAATATGACGATCAGTGACCTGCGCGAGGTCATTCGAATTGTCACCACGAACACCAGCACCAAGATATTGTCTAACCCCTATCCTCTAGGAGGGTATCCTGGCTTTGAGGTTGGGGTTTCGTTAGAAACCGTGGATGCCAGTGATTTAGCTAGCCTTGGCGCTGGTACAACCTCTACAGATCTAGAAATTCAGTTTCCTAAGATTTCTGTAGGCAAAGGCCTTTATAAAAATGTCGATATCTTTTTTCACTTTGCTCCATTGAGTGGCGGCCTTGACGTTAATGAGTTTGGCAGCCTACTTCGTTGGAGCTTCTATGAAACCCAACGCATCCCGATGAATATCTCTTTCGTGACCCACGGCAATCACATGAACTATGGCGATAAAATCCTTGGTACGACCTTGGGCATTGAAATGCTTCTCGCAGTGAACGTAAACAAGTTGGCTGTTTATTTTGGTGGCGGCCATTTGCAAACCACTGGGCAGGCCTCCGTGAGTCTTATGGAGCCTGCTATATCAGCCAACGAGCGCCAGCTCGTGGAAACGACCCTACAACAAATGCATACCTTTGTTGGACTGACTTTTCATCAAGACAATCTTTTTGTGGCCGCTCAACTTGATCGATATCCTGACCCTGTTTTTAGCGCTAAACTGGGGCTGCGCCTATAGTGGCCAAAACGGCTGCACTCGATATGAAAATGCCGATCACACTTTAGCAGATCGAATTCCCTAACAACGCTCAATGATTTTTGTCGTCGATCGCCCCTCGACAAACTGCAAAGATTTTACCGTGCCGCCATAAGACTGAACAAAAGGGGCTC
Proteins encoded:
- the meaB gene encoding methylmalonyl Co-A mutase-associated GTPase MeaB, which gives rise to MSDPVKPLLSASNFLQFARLLTAIENFGPRSLQYEVLLNPQKMACRIGITGPPGAGKSTLVGGLIQSLRAHNLSVGVIAVDPSSPFSKGAILGDRIRYSEHFSDDKVFIRSLGTRGSLGGLSASAYLMLRAFDHYGFDVVLVETVGVGQTELEVINVADFTTVVLVPESGDSIQAMKAGLLEIADLYVVNKADRPGAQSLVNEIKANLELGANHNATGLTPSVLTTVATENKGVADLASHFLNAMKTADFKKRRHSPRRLQAEATALLRANLENKIELLSSNIQTTEDLKNLLLREN